Within Halobacterium jilantaiense, the genomic segment CGTCGACGCCGACCTCGACGTACGCCTCCACTACGAGCCACGCCAGGTCGCACGAACAGAACGGCTCCGCGACCGGCCACACCGACCCCGTCCCGACCTCGCGGGTGTCGTCGACGCTCACCCACGCCGCGTCGTCGAGCAGTCGCAGTCGCGTCACCATACACCCGCTCGGCACCACGGTCACGTCCGCCCGTCGACGCTGGCAACGCCCGACACCACACCGCGACCGCGTCAAACCTCGCCCCTACCCGGCAGCGCTGGCGGACGTTGCGCGCGAACAGAGAGTTATGGCGGTCGCACCGCTACCGACGAACATGCCCGAGGCACAGGACGGCCGCCGCCAGCACGCGTCCGCGGACGCCGCCCCAGAGCTGTTCGACACCGACGAGACGGAGGGCGACGAGTGACCGACGAACCAGACGACGAAGACGAACCGAACCGGGACGACGACCACCTCGCGACCGTCGACCCCGGGGCCGGCTGCACGGAAATCTGGGAACACCTCTCCGAGTACCGGACCGAAACGGACGAGGAGTAGGTGTTTTACACTGCACAACGTTACTCTGGACCATGACTGACGACGCCGACCGGGTGCCGACCGACCGCGAATCACCGGTCGGCGAGCCGGTCGTCCGCGGCGACGACGCCGTCGCCGACGACGACCAGCCGGCGGTCGCGTTCGACCCCGACGACCCCGAGAGCGTCGCGACCGCAGTCGAGACGGTGGCCGCGTTCGCAGCCGGCGACCTCCCCGACACCCCCCGGTACGTCCTGCGGGCGGCCGCGGCCTGCGCGGCGCTCGTGCGCGCAGAAGACGGCTACACCGCGGCCGCCGACCGCGCCGACTGCTCGGTCGCACTCGTCCGGAAGTGGGCGCGCGTCCACGACCTCCCCCGGCCCATCCGCGAACGCGTCGCACACGGCGACATCCCGCCATCGGCGGCGAAACACGTGGCGCGCGTTCAGGGCGACGCCCGCTACCTGCTCGCGTGGGCAGTCGTCGACGACGACCTCACCGTCCGCGAAATCCGCGCGGCCGCCAGCGCGGTCGCCGACGGCACCAGCCCCGCCGACGCGCTCCGCAACCAGGGTGCCGACCCCGGCCGACTCGCCGTCTCGCTGCCCCTCGACGTCTACCGCCGGCTGCGCGCGCACGCCACCGCGACCGACAGCGACCCGAGTGACGTCGTCGAGAACGCGCTCCAGAACTACCTCGACTGACGCAGGAACGACGCGACGGCGTCGGCAGCCACGTCCACGAACGTCTCCACCTCGGTGGCGTCGATGGTCTCGTCCGGGAAGTGCGCCTGCTCGATGCTCCCCGGACCGAACAGCACGGTGGGAATCCCCGCGTCGACGTAGTGGCGCGCGTCCGTGCCGTACGTCACGCCACGGGGCTCCGGGTCGCCGACGCCGTGCTCGCGGAGCGCGTCGACGACCGACCTGACGACGGGCTCGTCGGGGTCGACCTCGGAGGGCTCGAACTGCACGGAGAACCGCTCGAACGTCGGCGCGTGCTCGCGGAGCCACTCGCTGTCGGCGACTACGTCCGCGAGCGCGGCGTCGAACGCCCGCTCGACCTCGGCGACGGTCTCTCCGGGCGCGACACCGATGCGCCACTCCGCCGTCAGCGACGCCGGCACCGTCGACGCCCACTCGCCGGCCTCGACCGTGCCACAGACCACGGGCCACTTGGTCGGGAACTCCTCGTACAGTGGATGCGTCACGCGCGACTCGCGCTCGGCAGCGAGGTCCTCGAACGCCGACCGGACCTCGTCGAACTGGTCGAGGACGTTCTCTCCTCGCCACGGCGTCGCCGCGTGCGCGCCCCGACCAGTGAGTTCCAGCCGCTTCATCAGGCTCCCCTCACAGGCGACCACCGGTGCGAGTTCAGTCGGCTCGGCGACGATGGCCGCGTCCCGGTCGAACGGATACGGATTGTCAAGTGCGGCCGCCGCCGCACCCACCCCACCGGCCTCCTCGCCGACGACGCCCTCGACCACCACACGCCCATCGAGGTCGAAGTCCGAGTCGGCCAGCCGGCGCGCCGCGAACACGCAGCCAGCCAGCCCGGACTTCATGTCGGCAGCGCCCCGCCCTGTCAGTTCGTCGCCGTCCCACCGAGCCGCGAACGGCGGGGACGACCACTGGCCCTCGTCCGCCGGCACCACGTCCAAGTGACCGTTGAGGACGATATTCGTCCCGGCCTCCGGGTCGCCGAACTCCAGGACACCGCCGACGCTCGGCCGGTCGGCCACCCGGATGTCTGCCGGGTCGTCCGGGAACGACGGCTGGTCAGCGAGCCGGTCGGCGTCCACCGTCCACTCGTAGACCTCGAACCCGAACTCGTCGAGGCGATCGGACAGCCACGCCGACACCGCCGCCTCCTCCCCATTGGTCGACTCGAACTCTACCAGCGCCGCGGCGAACTCCCGGACGTCGTCCATGCCGGAGTCCAGCGACGACATCAGGGTAAGCGTTCCGGGCGGCTCCGCGGATGGTAAACGTTTAACCGCGGGACGCCCCCAGTCTCACCTGAGGGCCGATAGCTCAGTCCGGCAGAGCGTCTGGCTTTTAACCAGACGGTCGAGGGTTCAAATCCCTCTCGGCCCGCTTCTGCGACGAGCCACGTAGTGACGAGTGAACCGGCCGGAGAGATTTGACACCCTGTGAGACGAGCGCAGCGAGTCTCAGAAGGGTTCAAATTCCCCTCGGCCCGCTTCTGCGACGAGCAGACGTGAGGAGCGAAGTGTAGGTTCAAGCCATACGGACGCAGCGTGAACGAAGTGA encodes:
- a CDS encoding M20 family metallopeptidase, with protein sequence MDDVREFAAALVEFESTNGEEAAVSAWLSDRLDEFGFEVYEWTVDADRLADQPSFPDDPADIRVADRPSVGGVLEFGDPEAGTNIVLNGHLDVVPADEGQWSSPPFAARWDGDELTGRGAADMKSGLAGCVFAARRLADSDFDLDGRVVVEGVVGEEAGGVGAAAAALDNPYPFDRDAAIVAEPTELAPVVACEGSLMKRLELTGRGAHAATPWRGENVLDQFDEVRSAFEDLAAERESRVTHPLYEEFPTKWPVVCGTVEAGEWASTVPASLTAEWRIGVAPGETVAEVERAFDAALADVVADSEWLREHAPTFERFSVQFEPSEVDPDEPVVRSVVDALREHGVGDPEPRGVTYGTDARHYVDAGIPTVLFGPGSIEQAHFPDETIDATEVETFVDVAADAVASFLRQSR
- a CDS encoding DUF7119 family protein, which encodes MTDDADRVPTDRESPVGEPVVRGDDAVADDDQPAVAFDPDDPESVATAVETVAAFAAGDLPDTPRYVLRAAAACAALVRAEDGYTAAADRADCSVALVRKWARVHDLPRPIRERVAHGDIPPSAAKHVARVQGDARYLLAWAVVDDDLTVREIRAAASAVADGTSPADALRNQGADPGRLAVSLPLDVYRRLRAHATATDSDPSDVVENALQNYLD